Proteins from a genomic interval of Symmachiella macrocystis:
- the xrt gene encoding exosortase, with the protein MLYNKQRLIPFALLIIGFWAYWSPLQSIVENWSSNADYSHGFIVPFICAAILYLRRESLPEVAPSVSFAGLALMLFACFMRYSSGRLYFPELDAWSLPVWIGGWVWMCFGWRCFCWAAPAIGFLCFAMPLPATIEIALSTPLQKLAAGCSAWTLRLFSQPAIVDGTVILLDGHQFEVERACSGLRMFFGILALAVATITLARTSLRKSLLLLAAVIPVSIIANVIRIDVTALLAKYWSGEVSERFSHDFAAVAMVPLAAAMFWGVLVLLDATSRRFAASKSSGSSWMLRLGVAAVVLIVSVLFMQRFFENRTLSTLQKTAERYETEENYEKAATYYSRYLSIDPDDSDVAIQFAEMSHRSAHANGSWLRVAQLYLHAWELAPQRVELAVTAAKIATQIHEFRMALDIYEELKTNPHEASEISQSELEKLYADSLVAYLRWEGGRANVTWQEAIAVLRQVMESGDYEVSHAATLASAIMDFSPRTEAEGDSEEAGTPQVSACQVLEKLVKDKAEVPLAWLAKYEFERVYGNCSDADCEVSLQQALKLVSQSSGLEAARVYYIAAQLQMQKENFPAAQELLVKAIAAQPEFHLPYLARAKIFLAEGGAEGDSKAIVALENGLEQVLAKKGRTELSLLVPLASLLARTGQFEKAEALVVPLEKHAPSISESERGAVLGSIALVRGRIAAAEQSPRHALGVLLTFLGTPDMELAQNQFPKVYAEIWSFYGDLCFGLGQLDVAMDAYGRASDLNPRLAAARLQLANLATRSGNLELAEKQLLAVMGGTEEIQLNAAIGLARVELQRQKSLPKQQRDWSAVTKALEKAAQRGASHETIELISVEMMIAQGQVDEAVTRLENALKVNGDSALLWQDYAALKLQLGDHKTALQAAKKFRELSDDRSRAAVLQSRVLVGDNQIDEAIALLQKELELDKTTEKQGELLIELSHLHLRNGDMPRAVEILESAHERLPQNGAIVDEAARLAWLRQEWTLLAKYSQWLKEIEGPQGTEWRAYQAQILLAGLDSANDPNFEKAHEFIQFVQNRRPNWPKSKILLGELSLLQGKYPAALVSYKEAWQLGSRNILLADRVIDMYTRTDSKLKAQEFVTQASKMLAFSPQLFDRAVPYYAQGTEREQALILAKSWAESRPDDVDTQLRLGRVLMMLAEGEVRDKKQKSAFLTEAENAFRKAVDNSPSNIRSWVAFVNFYDQVLDSREDAISTLQELAQQASISDRHKSFVLAQLYTRLGLVDEARRFYLESIILSSDAEDPRSLQILTHAAQFYFSQSPQLAEMLTRRVLVAKPNSRFAKMMLANLLLNDGDTAATEEAGRVLKQEFADINQNPQSAVIRARIRFLSQRGTPSDYTEAVGLAEGILDKKPDDLRTMADLYEHVDRISAAFGILDDLGSRVTPRPQDLTEYLRFWQQHFLAAPDQEETVPFEGGARQIYAKLGETPEGLSEFVRWKIREFKVKTSEPQLSSGDTESLANEIRATSAFQSASTVEEQQTLLTRILSVTIHENEPNLAVYLSEHGFTKLSPETAARSLIDALIINRDIESSRDAVVDEYLARATATDVSATGDSLVQLLGDLRFLQGRYDDAVLLYRKVLERTPDSTMARNNLALAIAETSSPIQDARAILQAALEQQPESLQLNDSIATIELIAGNAQLVIDRLTPMANESRADASLWLHLAEAYSQIGNDQSAQDAFQRALALGIERQVLSARDQKSLRDLSEHFRHAVFVKGSS; encoded by the coding sequence ATGTTATATAACAAACAGCGGCTCATTCCATTTGCGCTGCTTATCATTGGCTTTTGGGCATATTGGAGTCCGCTGCAAAGCATTGTTGAAAATTGGTCGTCGAACGCCGATTACTCGCACGGATTCATCGTCCCATTCATTTGTGCTGCTATTCTCTATCTACGGCGCGAGTCACTGCCCGAGGTCGCGCCCTCGGTATCGTTTGCCGGTCTGGCATTGATGCTGTTTGCCTGCTTCATGAGATATTCCTCTGGGCGGCTTTATTTCCCCGAGCTTGATGCTTGGTCGCTCCCGGTGTGGATTGGCGGCTGGGTCTGGATGTGCTTTGGATGGCGCTGTTTTTGCTGGGCCGCTCCCGCGATTGGGTTCTTGTGTTTTGCAATGCCCCTGCCTGCGACAATTGAAATTGCCCTGAGTACGCCCCTGCAAAAGCTCGCAGCAGGTTGCTCGGCCTGGACATTGCGACTCTTTTCGCAACCGGCCATTGTTGATGGGACTGTGATCCTGCTCGACGGTCATCAGTTTGAGGTCGAACGAGCCTGTAGCGGGTTACGGATGTTTTTTGGCATCTTGGCGCTTGCTGTGGCGACCATCACATTGGCCCGAACAAGTCTCAGGAAATCGCTCTTACTGTTGGCCGCTGTGATACCGGTTTCGATCATCGCCAATGTCATACGTATCGATGTGACAGCATTGTTGGCCAAATACTGGTCTGGGGAAGTGTCCGAGCGATTTTCGCACGACTTTGCCGCCGTGGCCATGGTCCCGCTGGCAGCTGCCATGTTTTGGGGCGTGCTGGTTCTTCTGGATGCAACGAGCCGCCGGTTTGCGGCAAGTAAGTCCTCCGGATCGTCGTGGATGCTGCGGTTGGGCGTGGCTGCGGTGGTGCTGATTGTCTCAGTGCTCTTCATGCAGCGATTTTTTGAAAATCGCACACTCAGCACGCTGCAAAAGACGGCAGAGCGGTATGAAACCGAAGAAAATTACGAGAAGGCTGCGACGTACTACTCACGGTATTTGTCGATCGATCCCGATGATTCCGACGTGGCGATTCAGTTTGCCGAGATGTCGCATCGTTCGGCGCACGCCAATGGAAGTTGGCTGCGCGTTGCACAACTCTATTTGCATGCTTGGGAGTTGGCTCCACAGCGCGTTGAATTGGCAGTGACTGCCGCAAAGATCGCGACCCAAATCCACGAGTTTCGCATGGCGTTGGATATCTACGAGGAACTGAAAACCAACCCGCACGAAGCCTCAGAGATATCGCAAAGCGAACTTGAGAAGCTTTATGCGGATTCGTTGGTCGCCTACTTGCGCTGGGAAGGAGGCCGGGCCAACGTCACGTGGCAAGAAGCAATTGCCGTTTTGCGTCAAGTGATGGAAAGCGGGGATTACGAGGTCTCGCATGCCGCGACCCTCGCTTCGGCCATCATGGATTTTTCGCCGCGAACGGAGGCAGAAGGTGATTCGGAGGAAGCAGGCACGCCTCAAGTTTCCGCATGCCAAGTGCTTGAGAAGCTGGTCAAAGATAAAGCTGAAGTCCCCTTAGCGTGGTTGGCAAAATACGAATTCGAGCGGGTGTATGGAAATTGTTCCGACGCGGATTGCGAGGTCAGTTTGCAGCAGGCGCTCAAGTTGGTGTCGCAGTCGAGCGGTTTGGAGGCGGCGCGGGTTTATTACATCGCTGCACAATTGCAGATGCAGAAAGAGAACTTCCCAGCGGCCCAGGAATTGTTGGTAAAAGCAATTGCCGCTCAACCCGAGTTCCACCTGCCCTATTTGGCACGTGCCAAGATATTCTTGGCCGAAGGGGGCGCTGAGGGGGACAGCAAAGCGATCGTCGCTTTGGAAAACGGGTTGGAACAAGTCTTGGCGAAAAAAGGACGCACGGAATTATCGTTGCTCGTGCCGCTGGCCTCGCTGCTGGCGCGAACCGGGCAGTTTGAAAAGGCGGAGGCGTTGGTCGTTCCTTTAGAGAAACATGCCCCGAGCATTTCAGAAAGCGAGAGAGGAGCGGTGCTGGGAAGCATCGCTCTGGTCCGTGGCCGCATCGCTGCGGCAGAGCAATCCCCGCGTCATGCATTGGGGGTGTTGCTCACGTTTCTGGGGACACCAGACATGGAGCTTGCTCAAAATCAGTTTCCTAAAGTGTACGCCGAAATCTGGAGCTTTTACGGAGACTTGTGTTTCGGGCTGGGACAACTCGATGTCGCTATGGACGCCTATGGCCGTGCCAGCGATTTGAATCCGAGACTTGCCGCTGCCCGGCTGCAATTGGCCAACCTTGCGACCAGATCTGGGAATTTGGAGTTGGCCGAGAAACAATTGTTGGCCGTCATGGGTGGCACGGAGGAGATTCAACTCAATGCCGCTATCGGATTGGCGCGCGTCGAGTTGCAACGGCAAAAATCCCTACCAAAGCAGCAGCGGGACTGGTCTGCCGTCACCAAGGCATTGGAAAAAGCTGCCCAACGTGGCGCTTCCCATGAAACGATCGAACTCATTTCAGTGGAGATGATGATCGCCCAAGGCCAAGTTGATGAAGCTGTAACACGCTTGGAAAACGCGCTGAAAGTCAATGGCGACTCGGCATTGCTGTGGCAAGATTATGCTGCTTTAAAGCTGCAGCTGGGCGACCATAAAACGGCCTTGCAGGCCGCGAAAAAGTTCCGTGAGCTGTCCGATGATCGGTCGCGTGCCGCTGTTCTCCAATCGCGCGTGCTGGTTGGCGATAATCAAATTGACGAAGCGATTGCGCTGCTCCAAAAAGAGTTGGAGCTTGATAAAACGACGGAGAAGCAAGGGGAGTTGCTGATCGAGCTTTCGCATTTGCATTTGCGCAATGGCGACATGCCGCGTGCCGTCGAGATCCTGGAATCCGCCCACGAACGCCTGCCGCAAAATGGAGCAATCGTCGACGAAGCCGCCCGGTTAGCTTGGCTGCGACAAGAGTGGACCCTGCTTGCTAAATATTCCCAATGGCTCAAGGAGATCGAAGGTCCCCAAGGAACGGAATGGAGAGCGTATCAGGCGCAGATTTTATTAGCTGGCTTGGATTCCGCGAACGATCCCAACTTCGAAAAGGCGCATGAATTCATTCAATTTGTCCAGAATCGCCGTCCGAATTGGCCGAAGTCAAAAATTCTCTTGGGTGAACTATCGTTACTGCAAGGCAAGTATCCGGCGGCTTTGGTCTCCTATAAGGAGGCCTGGCAATTGGGGAGCCGCAATATCTTATTAGCGGACCGCGTTATCGATATGTACACGCGGACCGATAGTAAACTGAAGGCGCAAGAATTTGTTACGCAGGCGAGCAAGATGTTGGCGTTCTCGCCTCAATTGTTTGACCGCGCCGTGCCGTATTACGCGCAAGGAACGGAACGAGAACAGGCGCTGATTCTGGCGAAATCCTGGGCCGAATCCCGTCCTGATGACGTCGACACACAATTACGTTTAGGACGCGTGTTGATGATGTTGGCCGAAGGCGAAGTCAGAGATAAGAAACAAAAATCTGCTTTTCTCACCGAAGCCGAAAACGCGTTCCGCAAGGCAGTGGACAATTCGCCGTCCAATATCCGCTCATGGGTGGCCTTCGTTAATTTTTACGATCAGGTTCTTGATTCGCGCGAAGACGCCATTTCCACCCTCCAGGAACTCGCCCAGCAAGCCTCGATCAGTGACCGCCACAAATCGTTTGTATTGGCTCAACTCTATACGCGGTTGGGGCTCGTGGATGAGGCCCGCCGGTTTTACCTGGAGTCGATCATCTTATCGAGTGATGCTGAGGATCCGCGCAGCCTGCAAATTCTGACGCATGCAGCGCAATTCTATTTCTCGCAATCACCACAATTGGCCGAAATGCTCACGCGTCGCGTGCTTGTGGCGAAACCCAACAGCCGATTTGCGAAAATGATGCTGGCCAATTTACTATTGAATGACGGCGATACGGCTGCGACCGAAGAAGCTGGCCGCGTGCTGAAGCAAGAATTCGCGGATATCAATCAGAACCCCCAATCCGCCGTGATTCGCGCCCGAATTCGGTTTCTTTCCCAGCGCGGTACACCAAGCGACTACACCGAGGCGGTTGGATTGGCCGAAGGCATTCTGGATAAAAAGCCTGACGACTTACGGACCATGGCCGATTTGTATGAACACGTGGATCGCATCAGCGCGGCATTTGGAATTCTCGACGATTTGGGAAGCCGTGTGACACCGCGCCCACAAGATCTCACCGAGTACCTGCGCTTCTGGCAACAGCATTTTCTAGCAGCGCCTGATCAAGAAGAAACCGTCCCATTTGAAGGGGGCGCCAGACAGATTTATGCAAAGTTAGGCGAGACACCGGAAGGACTAAGTGAATTTGTACGCTGGAAAATCCGCGAATTCAAAGTGAAAACGTCGGAGCCGCAGCTCAGCTCGGGGGATACGGAATCCCTCGCGAATGAAATCCGCGCGACTTCGGCCTTTCAGTCGGCGAGCACCGTTGAAGAACAGCAAACTCTGTTAACGCGCATTCTCTCTGTGACAATTCATGAAAATGAACCCAATTTGGCCGTCTATTTGAGTGAGCACGGCTTTACAAAATTGTCGCCGGAAACAGCGGCCCGCAGTCTGATCGATGCGTTGATTATTAACCGCGATATCGAAAGCAGTCGCGACGCGGTGGTCGACGAATACCTTGCCCGGGCCACCGCAACTGATGTCTCTGCAACTGGCGACTCACTGGTTCAATTGCTAGGGGATTTGCGGTTTCTACAAGGACGGTATGACGATGCTGTGCTTCTCTACCGCAAGGTGTTGGAGCGTACGCCCGATTCGACCATGGCCCGCAATAACTTGGCGCTAGCGATTGCGGAAACCTCTTCGCCCATCCAAGACGCGCGGGCAATCCTGCAAGCTGCGCTTGAGCAACAGCCCGAGAGCCTGCAACTCAATGACTCCATCGCAACCATAGAGTTGATTGCCGGCAATGCACAGCTGGTGATCGATCGGCTCACGCCAATGGCGAACGAATCACGTGCTGACGCCTCCCTTTGGCTACACTTGGCCGAAGCGTACAGCCAGATCGGAAACGACCAGTCTGCTCAGGACGCCTTCCAACGTGCTTTGGCCTTGGGCATCGAACGACAGGTGCTTTCCGCGCGAGACCAGAAATCGTTGCGCGACCTATCGGAGCATTTTCGGCATGCGGTGTTTGTGAAAGGCTCATCCTGA